The nucleotide sequence AGGAGCAGGGCACCGGCCTAGGGATGAGGAGTGGAGGCCACACGTGCTcagcagcggtgaaagtaacttcacGTTTCTTACAGGCgctgtcctattgcagcccggggccctgacGGCTCTTCGGCTGGCCCCAGGGCGCCCGCTGACTGCCCCTCCCATGCTCAGTGCGTGTCCTCTCCGCCCGCGTTAGAGTTTTCTCCTGGTGGCCACCACCGGAGTCGCGGGGCGTGCAAGGGTGGGCGAGGTGGGGTGGAGAGCTAGGACGGTCTGAGGACTGGCTCGACAGCGTCAGTAGGCGGCACCGAGAGCCCACCCCAGCCTAGCCGTAGCCTGGGGCCCTCACCTGAATCCCTGTCTCCCCCAAAGAGTCCCGGACGGTGAGCCCCAGCGGGATTTGCATCCCAGACCGACGCACAGAGCTCGCCGCCTCTGGGGCTCCAGGAACAGCTCTGAGCTGGTCGCAGGAGTAGGTTGTTACCCTCCAGCCATGCTGTGTGAGTATGTGGCACCTTGTGGGGAATTGACACGCGCTCTCAGTCTAAGTGTTCTGTTCCTCTCCGGCTCCCGGTCTTCCCCGCGCCTCCCTAAGCGCTCCCCTTTCCACGCTCCAGCCCCCTGGCGCGGTGCGCGCTGAGCCCAGCGGGAAGGGCATGTTGAGCCGGCATCTCCCTCTGTCCCCCTGCAGATGACGGCGAATGGCGGCTTCTCTGTGCTGTATCCGGGCAACCCCCAGCCCGGGGACCTGATTGAGATTTTCCGGCCGGCCTATCAGCACTGGGCTCTGTATCTGGGGGATGGGTACGTCATCAATGTGGCGCCTGTCGGTAAGAGCTGCACCGCGCTGCCGCCTTTGGGGGAGGAGCCGCTTCCTGCCCAGCCAGAGCGGCGGTGCCCGGCGGGGCGAATGCGGCGGCTCTCAGACAAAAGGGGGCGAGCTATGGCCGTCCCGGTCCCTCGGAAAGGGCTGGAGTTGGGGACCGTGGGCGCTTTGGGTGTCTTGTGTAGGGCCGTGGTACAgatgggcctgggggcaggaagtggggcccAGTGGCTAACGCAGGGGATGTTCCTCGCTCTGCTACTGGCCACTGAGTGGCCGTGGGCACATCCCTTAGCTTCACCTCCTGAAAGCTGTAACACTTACCTGGGCCTGGGGCATCTGGTAACATTTGCTACCTGGCCCCAAGATCCCTGGGTGAACGGCAGCGCCCCAGGCTGTGCTGGGCTCTGCCGGTCTGGGCAGGCGGGAGCAGCCGTCCTGTGGCTCTCTGCCCGCCAGGCCCTGTGCACTCTGGGGTGGTGCAGAGCTGTCTGCGGGAGGCCCTGTGCCTCAGGGAGTTCTGCCacgcccctgctgctctgccccccgaGGGGGTCTCTCCAGTGCCTCAGTTGTACGAGAGAGGAGCCGGGGTTCCGCAATTATCTGACTTTCCTACCCGATGCGGTGACCCGCGGGCAGTGGCAGCCCCACCCCGACGTGCCCTGGCGCACGTGATGCCCCGCACCTCTCCCTTTCCTGGCGGAGGCTCCTGCATCGAGATCCTTGGCCTAGGACGAGAGGAAAAGCAGCTGGTGTTCCGGAGCGCGCGGGGGGACggctccttctcctgccctctcccccgagGGCCCCCCCTTCCTGTCATCTCGCTCAGCTGGGGGAAGGACTGAGAACCCGCTGGACGTGAGGGGCCACGTTCTGGTCTCCGGGCGCCCTCGGGGCAGCGTGCCAGGGAGCCGAGCGTGGCCAGCAGGGCGCGGGTGCGGTGGCCGTGCCGCGTGCAGGCCGGCCGGCTCAGCCTCGTCTCTGCCTGTCCCAGAGGAAGGTGCCGCGTCGTCGCTGGCCAGCGCCAAGTCGGTGTTCAGCCGGAAGGCCCTGGTGAAGATGCAGCTCCTGAAGGACGTGGTGGGGAGCGACAGGTACCGAATCAACAACAAGTACGACGCCGCCTACGCCCCGCTGCCCACGGAGCACATCCTCCGGCGCGCCGAGCTCCTCGTCGGCCAGGAAGTGTCCTACGACCTGCTGGGCAACAACTGCGAGCACTTTGTGACGCTGCTGCGCTACGGGGAGGGGGTCTCCGAGCAGGTGGGTGCCGCGCAGGGGCAGGCTGGTGTCTGAATGCTCGGACGCGCAGCTCCCCTGGCTCCGGGGTGTCCTGCACTGTGTCCGCGCcccgccagcctggccagccccgcaGCAGAGGCCACGGCCAGGCACCGCAGCGGCGGCACAGTCCCTGCGAGGGGCAAGGCTGGTGGGGTGCAATGCAGCACCCGCCGCTAATGCCCGGGGACAGCAACGCCCCCGTACAGAGCGGCTGAGTCTGGcccggctgtggctgctgctctgcctccgtcTGCCCCTCTGACTGAGCCCCCCCATCGCCATTTTGCTCCTTTGGTGGCACAGTGAGTGAGGATCTGCCCCGGGGGGGACAGCTGCagtcccagcatgccctgctctaGTACCCCACTGGGGTGGGCGGGTGG is from Pelodiscus sinensis isolate JC-2024 chromosome 10, ASM4963464v1, whole genome shotgun sequence and encodes:
- the PLAAT1 gene encoding phospholipase A and acyltransferase 1 isoform X1 is translated as MTANGGFSVLYPGNPQPGDLIEIFRPAYQHWALYLGDGYVINVAPVEEGAASSLASAKSVFSRKALVKMQLLKDVVGSDRYRINNKYDAAYAPLPTEHILRRAELLVGQEVSYDLLGNNCEHFVTLLRYGEGVSEQASRAMGAVGFVTAAAGAVSLLGFFQNRSRDRQY
- the PLAAT1 gene encoding phospholipase A and acyltransferase 1 isoform X2, encoding MTANGGFSVLYPGNPQPGDLIEIFRPAYQHWALYLGDGYVINVAPVEEGAASSLASAKSVFSRKALVKMQLLKDVVGSDRYRINNKYDAAYAPLPTEHILRRAELLVGQEVSYDLLGNNCEHFVTLLRYGEGVSEQTEPGTWVVLSRTSLVKEHVGNAKAWW
- the PLAAT1 gene encoding phospholipase A and acyltransferase 1 isoform X3; protein product: MTANGGFSVLYPGNPQPGDLIEIFRPAYQHWALYLGDGYVINVAPVEEGAASSLASAKSVFSRKALVKMQLLKDVVGSDRYRINNKYDAAYAPLPTEHILRRAELLVGQEVSYDLLGNNCEHFVTLLRYGEGVSEQMAWDQSLPHAVIFGI